In one window of Henckelia pumila isolate YLH828 chromosome 1, ASM3356847v2, whole genome shotgun sequence DNA:
- the LOC140888742 gene encoding K(+) efflux antiporter 6 isoform X2 — MNRSSLAAVVVFFALIASKTPLAVSEDPKIVDEAVSLVSNNVTGDGGNKTLPKEDTLADMIDRALEKEFPENDDQNEVNDAGGFNNSVTEQQAVLETVARVKSKKNETKEEKPFKLHHVFNLDNDNGAEETPTLIDRKDNVFIISNFKSKYPVLQLDLRLISDLVVVIVSATCGGIAFACAGQPVITGYLLAGSVVGPGGFNVVSELVQVETVAQFGVIFLLFALGLEFSTTKLRIVRAVAVLGGLLQILLFMCLCGIIASLCGGGASEGVFVGAFLSMSSTAVVYKFLMEKNSINSLHGQVTIGTLILQDCAVGLLFALLPVLGGTSGVMQGVISMTKSLVVLIAFLAVLAILSRTCVPWFLKLMISLSSQTNELYQLAAVAFCLLVAWCSDKLGLSLELGSFAAGVMISTTDLSQHTLEQVEPIRNMFAALFLASIGMLIHIHFLWNHVDILFASVILVVIIKTLVISAVVKGFGYNNKTSILVGMSLAQIGEFAFVLLSRASNLHLVEGKVYLLLLGTTALSLVTTPLLFKLIPAVVHLGVLLRWFSPDIQSELGFKVDNLRSDSVKQRHVLISKDLSIHESRGKQAMKSSKTPRLAWK, encoded by the exons ATGAATAGATCATCTCTTGCTGCGGTCGTAGTCTTCTTTGCTTTAATTGCCTCCAAGACGCCGTTGGCCGTGTCGGAAGATCCGAAGATCGTAGACGAAGCCGTTTCTCTCGTCTCTAACAATGTTACTGGAGACGGTGGGAATAAGACCCTCCCGAAGGAGGACACGTTGGCTGATATGATCGATCGCGCGCTCGAGAAGGAGTTCCCCGAAAATGATGATCAGAACGAAG TAAATGATGCTGGTGGCTTCAACAACAGCGTGACAGAGCAACAG GCAGTATTGGAAACGGTAGCTAGAGtcaaatcaaagaaaaatgAAACAAAAGAGGAGAA ACCATTTAAACTGCATCACGTTTTTAATCTGGACAATGACAATGGGGCTGAGGAGACCCCAACATTGATTGATAGAAAG GATAATGTATTTAttatatcaaatttcaaatctaaGTATCCAGTCTTGCAGTTAGATTTGAG ACTCATATCAGATCTGGTCGTTGTCATTGTGTCTGCAACTTGTGGTGGAATTGCATTTGCTTGTGCTGGACAGCCA GTTATTACTGGATACTTGTTAGCTGGATCAGTTGTCGGACCTGGAGGTTTTAATGTTGTCAGTGAATTAGTGCAA GTTGAAACAGTGGCTCAATTTGGTGTAATTTTCCTTCTCTTTGCTTTGGGCTTGGAGTTCTCTACAACAAAG CTTCGAATTGTTAGAGCAGTTGCTGTTCTTGGGGGCCTACTTCAAATTCTCCTCTTTATGTGCCTGTGTGGAATCATAGCTTCG CTATGTGGCGGTGGAGCTTCAGAGGGGGTTTTTGTTGGTGCTTTTCTGTCAATGTCCTCTACAGCAGTG GTATACAAGTTTTTGATGGAAAAAAACAGTATCAATTCTCTTCATGGCCAAGTTACCATTGGCACACTCATTTTGCAG gaTTGCGCTGTAGGTTTGCTGTTTGCTCTGCTTCCAGTGCTAGGTGGCACTTCTGGTGTTATGCAGGGTGTCATTTCCATGACTAAGTC GTTGGTGGTGTTGATTGCTTTCTTGGCGGTCTTGGCAATATTGTCACGAACCTGTGTACCTTGGTTCCTGAAACTTATGATAAGCTTGTCATCACAG ACCAATGAATTGTATCAGCTGGCTGCAGTTGCATTTTGCCTACTTGTAGCCTGG TGTAGTGACAAGCTCGGTCTTAGTTTAGAATTGGGTTCATTTGCTGCTGGAGTGATGATATCAACAACTGATCTTTCTCAGCACACACTTGAACAA GTCGAACCTATACGCAACATGTTTGCAGCTCTTTTCCTTGCCAGCATTGGGATGCTGATTCATATTCATTTTCTCTGGAATCATGTTGACATCTTGTTTGCATCTGTTATATTAGTAGTCATTATCAAAACTTTGGTGATATCTGCCGTTGTCAAGGGATTTGGCTACAACAACAAAACTTCAATTCTT GTTGGGATGTCGTTAGCACAAATAGGGGAATTTGCATTTGTACTACTAAGTCGTGCCTCAAATCTTCATCTTGTTGAG GGGAAGGTGTACCTATTGCTTCTTGGAACAACAGCTCTCAGTCTG GTAACTACGCCATTGCTTTTCAAGTTAATACCGGCAGTTGTGCACCTCGGTGTATTGTTAAGGTGGTTTTCACCTGACATTCAATCTGAG CTGGGGTTTAAAGTTGATAATCTCCGCTCAGACAGTGTCAAGCAGAGACATGTTTTAATATCCAAGGATCTCTCTATACACGAA AGCAGAGGGAAGCAAGCAAtgaaatcttcaaaaactccAAGACTCGCTTGGAAGTAA
- the LOC140888742 gene encoding K(+) efflux antiporter 6 isoform X3: protein MNRSSLAAVVVFFALIASKTPLAVSEDPKIVDEAVSLVSNNVTGDGGNKTLPKEDTLADMIDRALEKEFPENDDQNEVNDAGGFNNSVTEQQAVLETVARVKSKKNETKEEKPFKLHHVFNLDNDNGAEETPTLIDRKDNVFIISNFKSKYPVLQLDLRLISDLVVVIVSATCGGIAFACAGQPVITGYLLAGSVVGPGGFNVVSELVQVETVAQFGVIFLLFALGLEFSTTKLRIVRAVAVLGGLLQILLFMCLCGIIASLCGGGASEGVFVGAFLSMSSTAVVYKFLMEKNSINSLHGQVTIGTLILQDCAVGLLFALLPVLGGTSGVMQGVISMTKSLVVLIAFLAVLAILSRTCVPWFLKLMISLSSQTNELYQLAAVAFCLLVAWCSDKLGLSLELGSFAAGVMISTTDLSQHTLEQVEPIRNMFAALFLASIGMLIHIHFLWNHVDILFASVILVVIIKTLVISAVVKGFGYNNKTSILVGMSLAQIGEFAFVLLSRASNLHLVEGKVYLLLLGTTALSLVTTPLLFKLIPAVVHLGVLLRWFSPDIQSELGFKVDNLRSDSVKQRHVLISKDLSIHEREASNEIFKNSKTRLEVI from the exons ATGAATAGATCATCTCTTGCTGCGGTCGTAGTCTTCTTTGCTTTAATTGCCTCCAAGACGCCGTTGGCCGTGTCGGAAGATCCGAAGATCGTAGACGAAGCCGTTTCTCTCGTCTCTAACAATGTTACTGGAGACGGTGGGAATAAGACCCTCCCGAAGGAGGACACGTTGGCTGATATGATCGATCGCGCGCTCGAGAAGGAGTTCCCCGAAAATGATGATCAGAACGAAG TAAATGATGCTGGTGGCTTCAACAACAGCGTGACAGAGCAACAG GCAGTATTGGAAACGGTAGCTAGAGtcaaatcaaagaaaaatgAAACAAAAGAGGAGAA ACCATTTAAACTGCATCACGTTTTTAATCTGGACAATGACAATGGGGCTGAGGAGACCCCAACATTGATTGATAGAAAG GATAATGTATTTAttatatcaaatttcaaatctaaGTATCCAGTCTTGCAGTTAGATTTGAG ACTCATATCAGATCTGGTCGTTGTCATTGTGTCTGCAACTTGTGGTGGAATTGCATTTGCTTGTGCTGGACAGCCA GTTATTACTGGATACTTGTTAGCTGGATCAGTTGTCGGACCTGGAGGTTTTAATGTTGTCAGTGAATTAGTGCAA GTTGAAACAGTGGCTCAATTTGGTGTAATTTTCCTTCTCTTTGCTTTGGGCTTGGAGTTCTCTACAACAAAG CTTCGAATTGTTAGAGCAGTTGCTGTTCTTGGGGGCCTACTTCAAATTCTCCTCTTTATGTGCCTGTGTGGAATCATAGCTTCG CTATGTGGCGGTGGAGCTTCAGAGGGGGTTTTTGTTGGTGCTTTTCTGTCAATGTCCTCTACAGCAGTG GTATACAAGTTTTTGATGGAAAAAAACAGTATCAATTCTCTTCATGGCCAAGTTACCATTGGCACACTCATTTTGCAG gaTTGCGCTGTAGGTTTGCTGTTTGCTCTGCTTCCAGTGCTAGGTGGCACTTCTGGTGTTATGCAGGGTGTCATTTCCATGACTAAGTC GTTGGTGGTGTTGATTGCTTTCTTGGCGGTCTTGGCAATATTGTCACGAACCTGTGTACCTTGGTTCCTGAAACTTATGATAAGCTTGTCATCACAG ACCAATGAATTGTATCAGCTGGCTGCAGTTGCATTTTGCCTACTTGTAGCCTGG TGTAGTGACAAGCTCGGTCTTAGTTTAGAATTGGGTTCATTTGCTGCTGGAGTGATGATATCAACAACTGATCTTTCTCAGCACACACTTGAACAA GTCGAACCTATACGCAACATGTTTGCAGCTCTTTTCCTTGCCAGCATTGGGATGCTGATTCATATTCATTTTCTCTGGAATCATGTTGACATCTTGTTTGCATCTGTTATATTAGTAGTCATTATCAAAACTTTGGTGATATCTGCCGTTGTCAAGGGATTTGGCTACAACAACAAAACTTCAATTCTT GTTGGGATGTCGTTAGCACAAATAGGGGAATTTGCATTTGTACTACTAAGTCGTGCCTCAAATCTTCATCTTGTTGAG GGGAAGGTGTACCTATTGCTTCTTGGAACAACAGCTCTCAGTCTG GTAACTACGCCATTGCTTTTCAAGTTAATACCGGCAGTTGTGCACCTCGGTGTATTGTTAAGGTGGTTTTCACCTGACATTCAATCTGAG CTGGGGTTTAAAGTTGATAATCTCCGCTCAGACAGTGTCAAGCAGAGACATGTTTTAATATCCAAGGATCTCTCTATACACGAA AGGGAAGCAAGCAAtgaaatcttcaaaaactccAAGACTCGCTTGGAAGTAATCTAA
- the LOC140888742 gene encoding K(+) efflux antiporter 6 isoform X4 — protein sequence MNRSSLAAVVVFFALIASKTPLAVSEDPKIVDEAVSLVSNNVTGDGGNKTLPKEDTLADMIDRALEKEFPENDDQNEVNDAGGFNNSVTEQQAVLETVARVKSKKNETKEEKPFKLHHVFNLDNDNGAEETPTLIDRKDNVFIISNFKSKYPVLQLDLRLISDLVVVIVSATCGGIAFACAGQPVITGYLLAGSVVGPGGFNVVSELVQVETVAQFGVIFLLFALGLEFSTTKLRIVRAVAVLGGLLQILLFMCLCGIIASLCGGGASEGVFVGAFLSMSSTAVVYKFLMEKNSINSLHGQVTIGTLILQDCAVGLLFALLPVLGGTSGVMQGVISMTKSLVVLIAFLAVLAILSRTCVPWFLKLMISLSSQTNELYQLAAVAFCLLVAWCSDKLGLSLELGSFAAGVMISTTDLSQHTLEQVEPIRNMFAALFLASIGMLIHIHFLWNHVDILFASVILVVIIKTLVISAVVKGFGYNNKTSILVGMSLAQIGEFAFVLLSRASNLHLVEGKVYLLLLGTTALSLVTTPLLFKLIPAVVHLGVLLRWFSPDIQSELGFKVDNLRSDSVKQRHVLISKDLSIHEV from the exons ATGAATAGATCATCTCTTGCTGCGGTCGTAGTCTTCTTTGCTTTAATTGCCTCCAAGACGCCGTTGGCCGTGTCGGAAGATCCGAAGATCGTAGACGAAGCCGTTTCTCTCGTCTCTAACAATGTTACTGGAGACGGTGGGAATAAGACCCTCCCGAAGGAGGACACGTTGGCTGATATGATCGATCGCGCGCTCGAGAAGGAGTTCCCCGAAAATGATGATCAGAACGAAG TAAATGATGCTGGTGGCTTCAACAACAGCGTGACAGAGCAACAG GCAGTATTGGAAACGGTAGCTAGAGtcaaatcaaagaaaaatgAAACAAAAGAGGAGAA ACCATTTAAACTGCATCACGTTTTTAATCTGGACAATGACAATGGGGCTGAGGAGACCCCAACATTGATTGATAGAAAG GATAATGTATTTAttatatcaaatttcaaatctaaGTATCCAGTCTTGCAGTTAGATTTGAG ACTCATATCAGATCTGGTCGTTGTCATTGTGTCTGCAACTTGTGGTGGAATTGCATTTGCTTGTGCTGGACAGCCA GTTATTACTGGATACTTGTTAGCTGGATCAGTTGTCGGACCTGGAGGTTTTAATGTTGTCAGTGAATTAGTGCAA GTTGAAACAGTGGCTCAATTTGGTGTAATTTTCCTTCTCTTTGCTTTGGGCTTGGAGTTCTCTACAACAAAG CTTCGAATTGTTAGAGCAGTTGCTGTTCTTGGGGGCCTACTTCAAATTCTCCTCTTTATGTGCCTGTGTGGAATCATAGCTTCG CTATGTGGCGGTGGAGCTTCAGAGGGGGTTTTTGTTGGTGCTTTTCTGTCAATGTCCTCTACAGCAGTG GTATACAAGTTTTTGATGGAAAAAAACAGTATCAATTCTCTTCATGGCCAAGTTACCATTGGCACACTCATTTTGCAG gaTTGCGCTGTAGGTTTGCTGTTTGCTCTGCTTCCAGTGCTAGGTGGCACTTCTGGTGTTATGCAGGGTGTCATTTCCATGACTAAGTC GTTGGTGGTGTTGATTGCTTTCTTGGCGGTCTTGGCAATATTGTCACGAACCTGTGTACCTTGGTTCCTGAAACTTATGATAAGCTTGTCATCACAG ACCAATGAATTGTATCAGCTGGCTGCAGTTGCATTTTGCCTACTTGTAGCCTGG TGTAGTGACAAGCTCGGTCTTAGTTTAGAATTGGGTTCATTTGCTGCTGGAGTGATGATATCAACAACTGATCTTTCTCAGCACACACTTGAACAA GTCGAACCTATACGCAACATGTTTGCAGCTCTTTTCCTTGCCAGCATTGGGATGCTGATTCATATTCATTTTCTCTGGAATCATGTTGACATCTTGTTTGCATCTGTTATATTAGTAGTCATTATCAAAACTTTGGTGATATCTGCCGTTGTCAAGGGATTTGGCTACAACAACAAAACTTCAATTCTT GTTGGGATGTCGTTAGCACAAATAGGGGAATTTGCATTTGTACTACTAAGTCGTGCCTCAAATCTTCATCTTGTTGAG GGGAAGGTGTACCTATTGCTTCTTGGAACAACAGCTCTCAGTCTG GTAACTACGCCATTGCTTTTCAAGTTAATACCGGCAGTTGTGCACCTCGGTGTATTGTTAAGGTGGTTTTCACCTGACATTCAATCTGAG CTGGGGTTTAAAGTTGATAATCTCCGCTCAGACAGTGTCAAGCAGAGACATGTTTTAATATCCAAGGATCTCTCTATACACGAAGTATGA
- the LOC140888742 gene encoding K(+) efflux antiporter 6 isoform X1, whose translation MNRSSLAAVVVFFALIASKTPLAVSEDPKIVDEAVSLVSNNVTGDGGNKTLPKEDTLADMIDRALEKEFPENDDQNEVNDAGGFNNSVTEQQAVLETVARVKSKKNETKEEKPFKLHHVFNLDNDNGAEETPTLIDRKDNVFIISNFKSKYPVLQLDLRLISDLVVVIVSATCGGIAFACAGQPVITGYLLAGSVVGPGGFNVVSELVQVETVAQFGVIFLLFALGLEFSTTKLRIVRAVAVLGGLLQILLFMCLCGIIASLCGGGASEGVFVGAFLSMSSTAVVYKFLMEKNSINSLHGQVTIGTLILQDCAVGLLFALLPVLGGTSGVMQGVISMTKSLVVLIAFLAVLAILSRTCVPWFLKLMISLSSQTNELYQLAAVAFCLLVAWCSDKLGLSLELGSFAAGVMISTTDLSQHTLEQVEPIRNMFAALFLASIGMLIHIHFLWNHVDILFASVILVVIIKTLVISAVVKGFGYNNKTSILVGMSLAQIGEFAFVLLSRASNLHLVEGKVYLLLLGTTALSLVTTPLLFKLIPAVVHLGVLLRWFSPDIQSEVIIYDDLRKDNGPHFFYVCKFLLFTCPYCCIHLLNSSLFIILTYSWGLKLIISAQTVSSRDMF comes from the exons ATGAATAGATCATCTCTTGCTGCGGTCGTAGTCTTCTTTGCTTTAATTGCCTCCAAGACGCCGTTGGCCGTGTCGGAAGATCCGAAGATCGTAGACGAAGCCGTTTCTCTCGTCTCTAACAATGTTACTGGAGACGGTGGGAATAAGACCCTCCCGAAGGAGGACACGTTGGCTGATATGATCGATCGCGCGCTCGAGAAGGAGTTCCCCGAAAATGATGATCAGAACGAAG TAAATGATGCTGGTGGCTTCAACAACAGCGTGACAGAGCAACAG GCAGTATTGGAAACGGTAGCTAGAGtcaaatcaaagaaaaatgAAACAAAAGAGGAGAA ACCATTTAAACTGCATCACGTTTTTAATCTGGACAATGACAATGGGGCTGAGGAGACCCCAACATTGATTGATAGAAAG GATAATGTATTTAttatatcaaatttcaaatctaaGTATCCAGTCTTGCAGTTAGATTTGAG ACTCATATCAGATCTGGTCGTTGTCATTGTGTCTGCAACTTGTGGTGGAATTGCATTTGCTTGTGCTGGACAGCCA GTTATTACTGGATACTTGTTAGCTGGATCAGTTGTCGGACCTGGAGGTTTTAATGTTGTCAGTGAATTAGTGCAA GTTGAAACAGTGGCTCAATTTGGTGTAATTTTCCTTCTCTTTGCTTTGGGCTTGGAGTTCTCTACAACAAAG CTTCGAATTGTTAGAGCAGTTGCTGTTCTTGGGGGCCTACTTCAAATTCTCCTCTTTATGTGCCTGTGTGGAATCATAGCTTCG CTATGTGGCGGTGGAGCTTCAGAGGGGGTTTTTGTTGGTGCTTTTCTGTCAATGTCCTCTACAGCAGTG GTATACAAGTTTTTGATGGAAAAAAACAGTATCAATTCTCTTCATGGCCAAGTTACCATTGGCACACTCATTTTGCAG gaTTGCGCTGTAGGTTTGCTGTTTGCTCTGCTTCCAGTGCTAGGTGGCACTTCTGGTGTTATGCAGGGTGTCATTTCCATGACTAAGTC GTTGGTGGTGTTGATTGCTTTCTTGGCGGTCTTGGCAATATTGTCACGAACCTGTGTACCTTGGTTCCTGAAACTTATGATAAGCTTGTCATCACAG ACCAATGAATTGTATCAGCTGGCTGCAGTTGCATTTTGCCTACTTGTAGCCTGG TGTAGTGACAAGCTCGGTCTTAGTTTAGAATTGGGTTCATTTGCTGCTGGAGTGATGATATCAACAACTGATCTTTCTCAGCACACACTTGAACAA GTCGAACCTATACGCAACATGTTTGCAGCTCTTTTCCTTGCCAGCATTGGGATGCTGATTCATATTCATTTTCTCTGGAATCATGTTGACATCTTGTTTGCATCTGTTATATTAGTAGTCATTATCAAAACTTTGGTGATATCTGCCGTTGTCAAGGGATTTGGCTACAACAACAAAACTTCAATTCTT GTTGGGATGTCGTTAGCACAAATAGGGGAATTTGCATTTGTACTACTAAGTCGTGCCTCAAATCTTCATCTTGTTGAG GGGAAGGTGTACCTATTGCTTCTTGGAACAACAGCTCTCAGTCTG GTAACTACGCCATTGCTTTTCAAGTTAATACCGGCAGTTGTGCACCTCGGTGTATTGTTAAGGTGGTTTTCACCTGACATTCAATCTGAGGTAATCATATATGATGATCTCCGTAAGGACAATGGGCcacattttttttatgtttgcaAGTTTCTGCTCTTTACATGTCCATATTGTTGCATTCATCTTCTGAATAGTTCTTTGTTTATTATCTTGACCTATAGCTGGGGTTTAAAGTTGATAATCTCCGCTCAGACAGTGTCAAGCAGAGACATGTTTTAA
- the LOC140874749 gene encoding homeobox protein ATH1-like, with the protein MQNDASESHSVVTDVNSLNSALATLGYSDSIYRLNQYHIMSGFPQPSSFVEAVNNLVCGQIANRDEIWNLNTQDPNQVMEGIPFPTVAPVTALSSAGNNSTLDNQEKLPNFGHCVYPFDDSSNVVYSSFEAMNHGYESLPFDSNTKWGLNKFVTPESFGRVIGRNGVQPLNPTENFQNEWILSQNTAGTNSDTRGTSRFSNELSLSLASSQPSTVHGTSIQDQCSEQTSCSSNNLSLSFDSYKPLQPSPSLGSRLFQAMQEILAEIACYALVSYSSAGIDNANNIPVLSSHCIFPSDKLEVEAKKKHMLALLQMIDEQYNRCMDEVHTVVSAFHAVTELDPNLHARFALPTISSMYKNLRARISSHILAMGTNLSEGGDQEKEEKSFETSFIQKQWALQQLRKSDSQLWRPQRGLPERSVSVLRAWMFQNFLHPYPKDAEKHLLAIKSGLTRNQVSNWFINARVRLWKPMIEEMYAEMSRRKARRNGEDQTDHGNFHRNQMQFENRRFAMD; encoded by the exons ATGCAAAACGACGCAAGTGAATCACATTCTGTTGTTACAGATGTGAACTCGTTGAATTCAGCTCTAGCGACTCTCGGTTATTCTGATTCGATTTACAGGTTAAACCAATACCATATCATGTCTGGATTTCCCCAACCTTCATCCTTTGTAGAAGCTGTGAACAATCTTGTTTGTGGCCAAATTGCGAACCGGGATGAAATTTGGAATTTGAACACTCAAGACCCGAACCAAGTTATGGAGGGGATCCCCTTTCCCACCGTCGCCCCTGTCACCGCTCTTTCGTCTGCTGGAAACAACAGCACGCTAGATAATCAAGAAAAGCTTCCGAATTTCGGTCATTGTGTTTATCCCTTTGATGACTCTTCCAATGTGGTGTATTCTTCGTTTGAGGCTATGAACCATGGTTATGAGAGTTTGCCTTTTGACTCTAACACCAAATGGGGTCTCAACAAATTCGTGACTCCTGAATCTTTTGGGAGAGTGATTGGAAGAAATGGAGTTCAACCACTCAATCCGACTGAGAACTTCCAAAACGAGTGGATTTTATCACAAAACACGGCTGGCACGAATTCTGATACCCGGGGAACTTCGCGATTTAGCAATGAGTTGTCTCTGAGTCTTGCCTCATCTCAGCCTTCTACCGTGCATGGAACTTCCATTCAAGATCAATGCTCAGAACAGACATCTTGCAGCAGTAACAATCTTTCATTGAGCTTCGATTCTTATAAGCCGCTCCAGCCATCACCGTCGTTGGGATCAAGATTATTCCAAGCAATGCAAGAGATTCTTGCTGAAATTGCTTGTTATGCACTTGTGAGTTATTCGAGTGCTGGTATAGATAACGCGAATAACATTCCGGTTTTGAGCTCCCATTGCATTTTTCCAAGTGACAAGTTGGAGGTTGAAGCAAAGAAGAAGCATATGCTGGCTTTATTGCAAATG ATCGATGAACAATACAACCGATGCATGGATGAGGTCCACACAGTGGTCTCTGCATTTCATGCTGTAACTGAGTTGGATCCCAATCTACATGCTCGATTTGCTCTCCCAACAATCTCATCGATGTACAAAAACCTGCGGGCCAGAATTAGTAGCCATATTCTTGCAATGGGAACAAATCTTAGCGAAGGAGGAGATCAAGAAAAAGAAGAGAAGTCATTCGAGACATCATTCATCCAAAAACAGTGGGCTCTTCAGCAGCTAAGAAAGAGTGATTCTCAGTTATGGAGACCTCAAAGAGGACTACCCGAAAGATCCGTCTCAGTTTTAAGGGCATGGATGTTTCAGAATTTTCTTCATCC GTATCCAAAAGATGCAGAAAAGCACCTTCTGGCTATAAAAAGTGGATTGACTAGGAACCAG GTTTCGAATTGGTTTATAAATGCTCGTGTTCGTCTGTGGAAGCCAATGATAGAGGAAATGTATGCAGAGATGAGCAGAAGGAAAGCCCGTCGAAACGGCGAAGATCAAACTGATCATGGCAATTTCCATAGAAATCAGATGCAGTTTGAAAACAGAAGGTTTGCCATGGATTGA
- the LOC140887787 gene encoding DNA repair protein rhp7-like: MKRVNENDDEGVTENSVVFKKGRFLNGIDESDGLSEGTQGEEERILAEMDGRRGSLDNEVSGDFGNSSLGVLNQADNLDFDLIFGHGEQREYIDLNVPVFQGFTQEGPVIDPKRTEIIDISDDSDDEVEIVGSSSGTGAKDKQKEMTMSSDSMENLNHGLEINLLDNFVGDNGPVTGYGRNYAGEGGMANEDNSWLTLNNVFYPNDVEIMARQSEALPAIPDRFQLRLRYEEEVSRRRAEATQAFLRQTAKRFARPNYLGESSGNKISGQEKNSPGPFSEALKLIKELTSKGESQDVIKWKPSVENLDHRITAPLVPSLLDLSVKALAENAEGLVSLELVPDMLRRRLTDVLCDTCRMSVHILNLLVKGYPTEIRIKNCSWLTDEQFHQAFNNCQTKNLMVLQLDLCGQIILDLAFRDMLSRSSNKFSSLIIISLRGACRLSDSGLKELVLAAPYLQSINLGQCPILTCDGINYIADLLGLNLRELYIDDCPKIDAMLILPAFRKFKCLEVLSVGEIQSVTDEFVSELINSCGHSIKELDLANCQELTDCALKTIGSKCVDLCSLNISYLHNLTDMGMEHLANGCKSMLQLKLCRNGFSDEAIASFLESCGGSLTKLSLNNVRKIGSNTAFSLAKYSRKLLSLDLSWCRGITDESLGLIVDSCPSLKLLKLFGCKQITRVFLYGHSNPVVQIVGLNLTPILKNVDLLEPEEMLLRYSSPDSTDLWF, translated from the exons ATGAAGAGGGTGAATGAGAATGATGATGAGGGGGTGACTGAAAACTCTGTGGTGTTTAAGAAAGGTAGATTCTTGAATGGGATTGATGAAAGTGATGGTCTTTCGGAAGGGACTCAAGGTGAGGAAGAGAGAATTTTGGCGGAAATGGATGGAAGACGGGGCTCTTTGGACAATGAAGTTTCTGGAGATTTTGGAAATTCAAGTCTTGGTGTCCTGAATCAAGCAGACAATTTGGACTTTGATTTGATATTCGGGCACGGAGAACAGCGGGAATATATTGATCTCAATGTTCCAGTTTTTCAAGGATTTACTCAGGAAGGACCAGTGATTGATCCGAAGAGAACAGAAATTATTGACATATCGGATGATAGTGATGATGAGGTAGAGATTGTGGGCTCTAGTAGTGGTACTGGAGCAAAGGATAAACAAAAGGAGATGACTATGTCTTCTGATAGCATGGAAAATTTGAATCATGGATTAGAGATAAATCTTTTGGATAATTTTGTTGGTGACAATGGTCCAGTGACTGGTTATGGGAGGAATTATGCTGGTGAAGGAGGGATGGCTAATGAGGACAATTCGTGGTTAACACTTAACAACGTTTTCTATCCGAATGATGTTGAAATTATGGCCAGGCAATCAGAAGCATTGCCTGCAATACCAGATCGGTTTCAACTACGGTTGAGATATGAAGAGGAAGTATCAAGACGTAGGGCAGAAGCGACCCAAGCATTTCTGAGACAAACTGCCAAACGGTTTGCTCGTCCCAACTACCTTGGTGAGAGTAGTGGAAACAAAATATCTGGTCAGGAAAAGAATTCTCCTGGCCCTTTTTCAGAGGCACTTAAGTTGATTAAAGAATTGACTTCTAAGGGAGAGTCTCAGGATGTAATCAAGTGGAAACCATCAGTCGAAAATCTGGATCATAGGATTACTGCTCCCCTTGTTCCTTCTCTGTTGGACTTATCGGTGAAAGCTCTTGCAGAGAACGCCGAGGGACTAGTATCGCTTGAACTGGTACCTGATATGCTTCGTAGAAGATTAACAGACGTGTTGTGTGATACTTGTAGAATGAGCGTCCATATTTTGAATCTTCTTGTGAAAGGATATCCAACTGAGATAAGGATAAAGAATTGTTCATGGTTAACTGATGAACAATTTCATCAGGCGTTTAACAATTGCCAGACAAAAAATTTGATG GTGCTTCAACTTGACCTCTGTGGGCAAATCATACTTGATCTAGCATTTAGGGATATGTTATCTCGATCCTCAAATAAATTTTCTAGTTTAATTATTATATCCCTAAGAGGTGCTTGCCGTCTCTCGGACAGTGGACTTAAAGAACTTGTTTTAGCTGCACCATATCTGCAATCTATTAATTTGGGACAGTGCCCCATTCTCACCTGTGATGGCATCAATTATATAGCGGATCTGTTGGGACTGAATTTGAGAGAACTCTATATAGATGATTGCCCGAAAATAGACGCAATGCTGATTCTTCCCGCTTTCAGAAAGTTCAAATGTTTGGAAGTGTTGTCTGTTGGAGAAATTCAGAGTGTAACTGATGAGTTTGTCAGTGAATTGATTAATTCTTGTGGACATAGTATTAAGGAACTTGATTTGGCTAATTGTCA GGAATTGACTGATTGCGCTCTCAAAACTATTGGGAGCAAATGTGTTGATCTATGTTCATTGAATATATCATACCTGCATAACTTGACAGACATGGGAATGGAGCATCTTGCCAACGGTTGTAAATCAATGCTACAGCTCAAACTTTGCCGCAATGGGTTCAG TGATGAAGCTATAGCATCGTTTCTGGAAAGCTGTGGAGGATCTTTGACAAAACTCTCGTTAAATAACGTGAGAAAG ATTGGATCGAACACAGCCTTTTCCCTCGCTAAGTATTCAAGAAAGTTGTTGAGTTTGGATTTATCGTGGTGCCGTGGAATCACAGATGAGAGTCTTGGATTGATAGTAGATAGTTGCCCATCATTGAAGCTGCTTAAGTTGTTTGGTTGTAAGCAG ATCACTCGGGTATTTTTGTATGGACACTCCAATCCAGTGGTGCAGATAGTTGGCTTAAACCTGACTCCAATACTAAAAAATGTGGATTTGCTCGAGCCCGAGGAAATGTTGCTACGCTACTCGTCTCCCGATTCGACGGACCTGTGGTTCTAG